Below is a window of Oceanipulchritudo coccoides DNA.
GTGGCACGCGCTCAGAGGCGAATGCGATCACCTCGTCATCCTCAAAATAATGGACCGGGCGAATCCCGTGTGGATCCCGCATGACAAAGGCATCTCCGTTGCCAACCAGGCCAGCCAGCGCGTATCCGCCATCCCAGACGCTGGCGCTTTTGCGGAGAATCCGAACAAGGTCCAGCTCATCGGAAATGACCTCCGGGATCTTTGAACCCGGCAAATTCGAGTTATCCCGCATCTTGTGGTAGATGGCATCGTGGGCCTCATCGAGATGGAACCCGATTTCCTCGAGGATGGTTTGCGTATCCGTGTCGAAAATCGGATGCTGGCCGCGATTGATGAGAATCCGGTTGAGCTCGGCCGTATTGGTCATGTTGAAGTTCCCGCAGACCATCAGGTTACGGGTGGGCCAATTGCTGCGCCGGAAATACGGGTGACAGGAGCTCTCCGTGAAATTCCCGGAAGTCCCGTACCGCAAGTGCCCGACCAGCACTTCGCCGCCGAAGTCAAAATGCGCCTTCACCGAATCGGTATATTCCGGGAGAATAATTCCTTTCCGGACCAGTTTGTCATACTTTTTGAGCGGTTTTTTAAAGAGCCTCCCGAGTGAGTTTTCCTTCAGGACCCGTTCACGGTGCATGTAGCTTTGCCCGTGGGGCATGTTGAGCTTCACGCAGCCGATTCCTGCCCCGTCCTGGCCACGGTTATGTTGTTTCTCCATGAGGAGGAACAGCTTGCTGAATCCGTACAGGGGTGATCCGTACTTTTCCTGGTAATAGCCTAGAGGCTTTTTAAGCCGTATCAGGGCGATTCCACATTCGTGTTTTATCAGTTCACTCATCGGGTGCCGGAAAATCGACTGCACGGTGTAGGACTCATTCTCATAGGGCAAATCTTTTGTCGGCTTTTAGTCGGGATTGAGGGTTGCAGTTCACCGAATGCTGGGTCATCTCAAATTGCATGATCAGGCGAGTTTACGTGGAAAAGCGGGAGGAATTCCGTCAAGAAGCCAGGGCCCTGCGCGACGACATCTGTCGCGACCTGAGAATAGAGGGGCTCGGCGCGGTCAGGCATCTCCTTCGCTACGATGTCGAGGGGATTTCTGAAGAGGTGTGGGAGACCAGCAAGCAATCGCTCTTCTCAGAGCCGGCAATCGAGGTCATTTTCGAAAAGGCTCCCTGGGAACCCGATTCGACGGTCTTCGCCGTGGAATACCTGCCGGGCCAATTTGACCAGCGCGCTGATTCCGCCCAGCAATGCCTGAAAATTCTGGCAGATTGCGATCCGGTGGTGCGCTGCGCCGAGGTATATATTCTCGAAGGCCAGCTCCCGGATGAGGAGGTTGCCCGCATCAAGGCCTACCGGATCAATCCGGTCGATTCCCGGGAGGCGGCGCTTGAGCGTCCGGAAACCTTGCGTCATCCTGTTCCTGAGCCGGAATCGGTGGCGACATTGGAGGGCTTCCGTTCGGGTGACAGCTTTTTCCTCAATGCCCTGCACAAGGAGCTCGGGCTGGCCATGTCACTGGAGGATCTGGCCTTCTGCCAGCAGTGGTTCAAGGAAGAGGCGGGGCGCGATCCCAGCCTGACCGAAATCAAGCTCCTCGACACCTACTGGTCGGATCATTGCCGCCACACAACTTTTCTCACGGAGATTACCTCAGTGGAAATCGAGTCCGGTCCCCTGAGCGGAGGCATTGAGTCGGCATGGGCAAGTTACAAGGCCGCCCGCGAGGACGTGTATGGGAAGGATCCTTCAGGTCGACCTGTCTGCCTGATGGATATCGCCCTGATGGGGATGAAATCACTCCGTAAGGCAGGAAAGCTGCCGGAGCTGGAAGTCTCGGAAGAAGTCAACGCAGCCAGTATTGTTGTTCCTGTTGAGCGCGATGGCGCGACGGAGGAATGGCTGGTCATGTTCAAGAACGAGACACACAACCACCCGACTGAGATCGAGCCTTTCGGTGGTGCGGCGACCTGCCTTGGCGGGGCCATCCGCGATCCCCTGTCGGGCCGGAGTTATGTTTACCAGGCAATGCGGGTGACCGGCTGTGCCGATCCACGTCAGGAAGTCTCTCAGACCCTGCCCGGGAAACTGCCGCAAAAGAAAATTACTTTGGAAGCGGCGCATGGCTATAGCAGCTACGGTAACCAGATCGGTCTGGCAACCGGGATGGTGAATGAAGTGTATCATCCGGGTTACGTGGCCAAGCGAATGGAAATCGGGGCGGTCATCGCAGCCGCCCCGCGCTCGCAGGTGGTCCGCGGGACCCCTGAGCCGGGAGATGTCATTGTCCTGGTGGGGGGCAGCACGGGCCGGGACGGCATTGGCGGGGCAACGGGATCCTCAAAGGAGCACACCGATACCGCCCTTGAGAATGCGGCGGAAGTCCAGAAGGGCGATCCGCCCATGGAGCGCAAGTTGCAGCGGCTCTTTCGTGATCCGGAGGTCAGCGGTATGATCAAGCGCTGCAATGACTTTGGCGCGGGAGGCGTTTCCGTCGCCATTGGCGAGCTGGCCGATGGGCTTGAAATTGATCTGGATGCTGTCCCGTTGAAATACGACGGGCTCGATGGAACAGAAATCGCCCTTTCCGAATCACAGGAGCGCATGGCCGTGGTGCTCGATCCGAAGGATCTTCAAGCATTTCTGGATCATTCCGCTGCTGAAAACCTGCAAGCGGTCAAGGTGGCTGATGTGACGGAAGAAGCCAGACTGAAGATGACCTGGCGGGGGCAGACTATCGTCGACATCTCGCGTAAGTTCCTAGATACCAACGGAGTGCGTCAGCAGGCGGCGGTTAAGGTCACCCATCCAACGGGCCAAAATCCCTTGCTCCTTGAGGAAGAAACGATCCCGCTGAAGACGCAGTGGGAGGAAAGGCTTTCCGAACTGAATGTCTGTTCGCAAAAGGGCCTCGTCGAGCGCTTTGACAGCACAATCGGGGCGGGCTCGGTCCTTCACCCGTTTGGCGGGGCTGAACGCATCACTCCGACTGAGGCCATGGCGGCCAAAATTCCTCTCCTTGAAGGTGACACACGGATGGGCACTCTTATGAGTTTCGGCTTCCATCCGGAAGTTGCTGCCTGGAGTCCCTTCCACGGGGCGCTTTATGCGGTTATCGAGTCGGTTTCGCGCCTGGTTGCAACAGGAGGTCGTCTTGAGGACACCTACCTGACCTTTCAGGAATACTTCGAAAAGCTTCGCAATGATCCAGCGCGCTGGGGCAAGCCGTTTGCCGCACTGCTTGGGGCATGGCTCGTCCAGAAGGAGCTGGGGATTGCCGCCATCGGCGGAAAGGATTCCATGTCCGGTTCATTCAAGGACATGGACGTGCCGCCAACGCTGGTCTCCTTTGCTGTCTGCCCGGTTGAAGTCTCCCGGGTCATATCGCCGGAGTTCAAGGGTGCGGACCATCCTGTTGCCCGGGTGAGTATCCCGAACGACGGTTCCGGGATGCCCGATTGGGATGTACTGAAACGTAACTACGAATCAATAACGAATGCCATTGCCCGCGGGGATGTCCTCTCGGCTTCGGTTGTCCGTGAAGGCGGCATGGCCGCGGCGGTGAGCAAGATGTCATTCGGCAACAAGATCGGGATGAATTTTGAAGGGGAAGTGAGCCGCTCCGAGCTCTTCGGGCGCGACTTTGGAGCAATCCTGCTTGAGCTGAAGCCTGGCGTGGAAGCCTCCTCCCTGAACGGGGAATATGTCGGAAGGACTTGTAGTGAACCTTTCATTACAGTGAATGGCGAATCACTTTCGCTTGATCGACTCCGCAAGGTCTGGGAAGCGCCCCTCGAGAGCGTTTTCCCGACACATGTGGAGGTGGAGAAGAAATCCGTCAATCTGCAGATGTTTGAGCCGCACAGTATCCGTGGCTCCAAATCCAGGGCCGCCCGGCCACGCGTCCTGATCCCGGTTTTCCCAGGGACAAACTGTGAATATGATTCTGCGCGGGCCTTCGAGGCCGCCGGGGCCGAGGCGGAAATCCTTGTTATCCGCAACCGGACGCATTCTGAGATCGAGGAAAGCCTGCAAGCCCTCGAAAAGAAGATCGACCAGGCCCAGATTCTCATGCTTTCCGGAGGGTTCAGTGCGGGCGACGAGCCCGGCGGGTCGGGCAAGTTCATTGCCTCGGTTTTCCGCAATGAGCGCGTCGCGGAGGCGACACGCCGCCTTTACAAGGAGCGGGACGGGCTGATTCTCGGAATTTGCAATGGATTTCAGGCGCTGGTGAAACTCGGGCTTTTGCCGTACGGCAAAATCCAACCCATGGCGGCGGACCATCCGAGCCTCACGGTGAACCATCTCGGGCGCCACGTTTCCTGCTACGTTCGCACAAAGGTCGTTTCGCGGCTATCGCCTTGGCTCTCGGAATGTCCGCTTGGTCAGGAGACCTTGACACCGGTTTCGCACGGCGAGGGGCGCTTTGTCGGCTCCTCGGAAGTCCTGGCCTCACTCTTCCGCAATGACCAGGTGGCGACACAGTATGTCGATGCAAATGGCAAACCGACCCTGCAGCTACCGGATAATCCAAACGGCTCCATGGAAGCCATTGAAGGCATCACCAGTCCCTGCGGCCGGATTTTTGGCAAGATGGGACACAGCGAGCGGGTGGGCTCTTACGTCGGGATCAACATTCCGGGAAACAAGGTGCAACCGATATTTGCCTCCGGGGTGAAGTACTTCAGCGGCTGATCGTGCCTAAAGCTGCACCGCGATCCGGCCCGCTTCCGAGGCATTGTTGATCAGCAGGGCGAGATTCGCATCGCGGGATTTTCCCTCGGTCAGCTCCGAGATGCGGGCCAGCATAAAGGGCGTGATGTCCTTCCCGCGGATGCCCTTGGCCTCGGCTTCAGCAAGCGCTAGTTCGATGGCTTCCTCACATTGTTCACGCGGCAATTCCGCAGCAGCGGGGACAGGCACCGTGACGAGCATTCCCCCTCCTGTTTCAAATTCCAGCGACGCCTTGATGATGCGAGCAGCCTCTTGCGCGTCGGCGACACAATGATCGACGCCCAATCCACTGTCGGAATAATAAAAAGCCGGAAAGGCCTCCGTCCCCAATCCGATGACAGGGACACCCTTGGTCTCAAGGTATTCAATGGTCAGGGGAAGATCCAGAATGGCCTTTGCCCCGGAGCAGACCACGGCAACCGGTGTCCGCCCCAGCTCCTCGAGGTCAGCCGACACATCGTAAGGATGACCCCGATGGACGCCGCCGATCCCACCGGTTGCGAATACGCGGATCCCTGCCCGGTATGCGACGAGCATGGTGCCCGCAACGGTCGTCCCGGCATGCTCCTTGGCCGCTATGGCAATCGCAAAATCCCGCCGGCTGCACTTGCGCACGGTCCCGGGAGCTTGTTTTGCCAGGAGCTCAATTTCCTCCCCGGTTAACCCGACCGTGACCCGGCCGTCCACGATCCCGATGGTTGCTGGCAGGGCCCCGGATTCACGCACTGCGGATTCCATGGCCATGGCTGTTTCAAGGTTGTCAGGATAGGGCAGCCCGTGAGTGATGACAGTCGACTCTAGAGCAACGACGGCCCGACCTTCACGGAGGGCTTCCTTGATGTCTGGCCGGATATGTAAGGATGAGGTCATAGGCATTGGCCACGACCACAGCAGATTCAGCAAGGACACTCAAGTTCAGGTTGCCCGAGCTTACCCGTGGGAACCCTGCCCGGCAGATAGCCATGGTGAAAAAGACGGCAGCCAATATTTGCCTCCAGAGTGAAGTATTTCGCCGAATAATCGTGCAATGCAGGGGAAAACCCGATTCTGTGTCCGGTTTTTCCAATGAACCCGAAGAACATCCGTAATATCGCGATTATCGCGCACGTCGACCACGGCAAGACCACCCTTGTCGATGAAATGCTCAAGGCTGGTGGGCTTTTCCGTGAGAATCAGGTGGTCGCCGACCGCATGATGGACTCCATGGACCTCGAACGGGAGAAGGGGATCACCATCAAGGCGAAGAACACCTCCGTCCACTGGAAGGACGATTTGATCAACATCGTTGACACCCCCGGACACGCCGATTTTGGCGCTGAAGTGGAGCGTGTAATGAAAATGGTCGATGGCGTGTTGCTGCTGGTGGACGCACACGACGGCCCGCAGGCGCAAACCCGCTTTGTCCTGATGAAGGCCCTCAAGCACAACCTGAAACCGATCGTCGTGATCAACAAGGTGGACCGTGAGCATGCCAACCCGGTTGCGGTGCATGATAAGGTCCTCGAGCTGTTTCTTGACCTTGAGGCAACGGATGAGCAATTCAATGCCCCGTTTGTTTATGCCAGCGCAAAGAATGGCTGGGCAGATTTTGATCTGGATGGTCCGCGCAAGGACATGTCCGCGCTCTTCGAGACCATCATGAAGCACATTGATCCACCCGTGGTAGAGGAGGGTGACTTCCGGATGCTCGTCAGCAACATCGACTGGAATGACTATGTGGGTCGTGTTGCGATCGGGCGTATCCTGAGTGGGGAAGTCAAGGATGGTGACCGGATGCAGATCATTCACAAGGACGGCAAACGCGAGACGGCCAAGATTACCAAGCTCTTTGAATATTCCGGAATGCAGACCTCAGATTCCCATCTGGGCGTTGCCGGTAACATCATCGGCGTCGCCGGGTTTGAGGAATTGGATATCGGGGAGACGATTGTTGCCAAATCCGAACAGGAACCCCTGACCTTCATGGAGATCGACCCGCCGACAATCCAGATGGAATTTGCCGTCAACGACGGTCCCTTCGCTGGTAAGGATGGCAAGAAGGTCACTTCCCGGCAGATCCGCGAGCGCCTTGTCCGCGAGATGAAATCCAACATTTCCATCCAGATGGATGAGGCCGCTGATGGTGCCCGGTTCATGGTTTCCGCACGCGGAGCGATGCAGATTGCAGTTCTTGTCGAGACCATGCGCCGCGAGGGATTCGAGGTACTCGTTTCCCGTCCGCAGGTGATCACTCAGGAAGTGGATGGCAAGCGTTGCGAACCCTTTGAGAATGTCTGGATTGACGTGCCGGAAGACGCCGTCGGTGGCATCATGAAGAACCTTGCCGGGCGCAAGGGGAAGATGACTGGCATGCACGCCCACATGGGACGGACGACCATTGAAGCCAATATCCCTACCCGAGGCCTCATCGGCTTTGAGTCCGACCTCGTCAACATGACCAGCGGTCATGGGGTGATGAGCCATATTTTTGATGCCTACAAGCCCTGGGCGGGCGAGATTGTCAGTCGCCAGACCGGTACGCTTGTTTCCATGGAGCAGGGTGCCGCAACCGGTTATACGCTGATGGCCCTTGAGGAACGCGGTAAGCTCTTCGTGGCACCGGGTGACGAAGTCTATGTCGGTATGATTGTCGGCGAATCCCCGAAACGGATCGACCTCCCGGTCAACCCGACCAAGGGCAAGCAGCTGACGAATGTCCGCGCCTCAGGTAGCGACAAGAACATCCAGCTGGCTCCGCCGATCAAGCATTCCCTCGAGCGGGCGCTTGAATACATTGAATCCGACGAGTATGTCGAGGCGACCCCGAAGGTCCTCCGCATGCGCAAGCGGATCCTTGATCCAAACTTGCGCAAGCGGGCGGAAAAGGCCGGGAAGGCTTAAAGACTGCCTGAATTTGACTGGTTTTCCTTGTTCCCGGATTCAGGAACTGACTGCACGCTTGCGGTATGAATCCTCCATCATCTATATTCAGGCAGATGAAAGCAAAGTTCACTGCCATCGTCCGTCGGGAAGAGGACCAGTATGTTGCCTTTTCCCCGGAACTGGACATCGCCAGTCAAGGCTCTTCCCAAAAGGAAGCCGTGGAAAATCTGCGCGAGGCGGTGACCCTTTTTCTTGAAACTGCTTCCCCTCAGGAGGTTCAGGGTCGGCTCTCCGAGGAATCCTGGATCACCCAGTTTGAGGCAGATTACGCCCCCGCGTAGGCGATTCTCCGGGGCACAAATTTGTAGACTTTTAGAACTGCACGGATTCATCCCCGTCCGGCAGAAAGGCAGTCACAGGATTATGCGCAAAACCACTCCAGATGGCTCACGGACAATCCCTATCCCATTGCACAAGGATTTAAAGCCCGGTACGTTGGCATCGATCATTCGCCAGAGCGGCCGAGGCCGCTTTCTGGCAAGCGGGCAGAGAAAGCCGGGAAGGCCTGAGGGTGGTGAAGCCTAGGGCCTCGGTTCCACCTTCAGGCGCATGAATTTTGTCGTCCCGGGGACCATTGGATCCGTGGAGCGGACGATGGCTGATTCACTGACTCCGGAATCAAATTCGTTAACAAGCTCCAGCTCTGGAATATCCGAGTTCCATGTGGTCAAATCGTCGCTCACCTCCACAGTGTAAATGAAATCCGATGAGGTGAAGGTTCCATTGCTGTCACCGATAACTGTAATATTCTGGCGCGTGTAGCTGATGGTCATGTATTTCTGGCCGTCTTCATCATAAGTGCCCACAGCAGGTAATGCGATCGGGTCCGGGCTGAACATATTCAGGACAAAAGCCCGTTCTAAAATGTTCAGGATACCATCGCCATCGAAGTCGCCGTTGGGGTCCTCGGTAAGGGGAACTGAGGGCAAAGGCTGCTCCATTGTTCCCACGTTGGAACCATAGCCGATTGCGGTCAGGCCTGCGACTGCGCCCGCCTGAATGTCACTTTCAGTAAGACTGTAGGTCCCCTCGAAGGTAGTTGTATCCACTTCCCCGACATCAAGCGTTGTCGGGCCACCGGTGAGTGATATCATGACAATCTCGAAGTCGTTCAGGGTTACGTTCCCTGTGTTCTCCACGGTGAAAGGATAGCTGACAGTTTCTCCCACTTCTGCAAATCCATCCCCACTTTCGTCGTTGAAGACCGGAGTGGTTGAGATTGTGAACTGGAAATTCTGGGGAAGCAGGGTGACTTCAACGTCATCATCAGACACGCCCTCATCACTGCTTGCGGTGGCAGTGTTGGTGACCCCCCCTGCATCAATATCGGCCTGGGTGATGGTGTAGGTTCCGGTGTATGTCGTGCTGTCTGTTGCACCAACAAGCAGATCAACCTGACCGCCGCCGGCGGCTACGTCAGTGGCCACAATGTCATCGAAGTACATTGGCCCAGGATTACCCGGTTGGTTGACATTCAGAGCGACGAACCTGACCGATACCGTACCAGCTGGAGCAACCGCCTGGGTCTCAGTAGGGATCCAGTCCCCAATAGCTGAAACGCTGTTCAGGAAAGGAGTCGATTCAGCTCCGAAGAACGGGGCGTCGGCGCTTCCACCAATCGAAACAGAGGCTGGATCGAGAGCCTCACCAAGGGCATTTGTGAATTCTATCTTAAGCAGGCCGAATGACGTCCCGGGAATGCTGCCTGCGGGCGCTAACATATAACCTTGGAGATTGAATTCCTGTCCGGGGCTTGCTGGAAAGGTCTGGGACAAATTCGGGGACGCCCAATCACCTGCACCAGTACTGTCAATGACCAGGGAATTCGCACCGGTTCTTACGTAAGCAGAGGAATTTCCGGCTGATCCGCCGCTCAGGTTCTGAGTCCATTCAGCACCAATGGCCGTATTAAAACTTCCGTTTGTCAGGAGGTTGGTCGGGCCAGTCGGGGTACCGAGAACAGTCACCAATGGATCGGTGACGACGATGTTGGTCAGGGGCACGCTGCCGGTATTCTCGATACTGAAGGCATAACTGATGGTCTCGCCAGGATCGGCAAAACCGTCGCCACTCTCGTCATTGAAGGTACCGGTCTTGGTGAGGGTGAGTTCCTGCAATGGTGGCACAGTGGGCAAGATCGTTGTCTCGGTGTCATCGTCGGATGCGCCTTCCGCACTGTTGGCGGTGGCTGTATTGACAAACTGGCCAGCGTCGATGTCGGCCTGAGTGATCGTGTAGGTCGCCGTGTAGGTGCTGCTGTCCGTTGCGCCTACTGGAAGGGTAGGCCCTGTTCCAGCAGTCACGTCTGTGGCCTTGATGTCATCGAAATACATGAGTTGGGTCGCTCCGGGCTCATTCACATTCAGCAGGTAAAAGCCGACCGTGGCGGTTCCTGGAGGGGCCACAGCCTGGACTTCGGTCAAGATCCATGTTGCGGCGGGGGAGGCATTGTTGAGGAAGACATTCGATTCTGCGCCAAAGAAGGGGCTGGCAGCCGCTGATCCAATGGAAACTCCGCTGACTCCGGGATCGAGAAGATCACCCAGGCTATTCCTGAATTCGATCTTGAGAAGGCCGAAGGATGCGCCTGAAACGCCGGTGTGTGAATACATGTAGCCCTTGAAATTAAACTCCTCGCCGGCGGTTGCTGTGAAGGATTGGGAAGCATTCGGGGAGGCCCAGTCGCCCGCACCAGTGCTGTCAATCAGGAGAGACTTGAGGCCGGTGTTCGGGTAGGCATAGGCATCCGTAACGACAACATTTCCGCCACTTGGAACCATATCCCAAAGGTTCAGACCTGAGCCGGCTTGAGTAACTTCGAAGCCTGGATTGAGCAGCAGGTTTGGCGAAGGGGCGGTTCCTCCAGAGACCGTCACCAGCGGGTCGGTAACCGTCACATTGGTCAACTCCACATCACCTGTATTTTCAATCGTGAAAGTATAGTCGATGGTCTCGCCCGGATCGGCGAAGCCGTCGCCGCTCTCGTCATTGAAGGTGCCGGTCTTGGTCAAGACCAACTGTGGATTGGTGACCGTCTGTTCGT
It encodes the following:
- a CDS encoding phosphoribosylformylglycinamidine synthase, which encodes MIRRVYVEKREEFRQEARALRDDICRDLRIEGLGAVRHLLRYDVEGISEEVWETSKQSLFSEPAIEVIFEKAPWEPDSTVFAVEYLPGQFDQRADSAQQCLKILADCDPVVRCAEVYILEGQLPDEEVARIKAYRINPVDSREAALERPETLRHPVPEPESVATLEGFRSGDSFFLNALHKELGLAMSLEDLAFCQQWFKEEAGRDPSLTEIKLLDTYWSDHCRHTTFLTEITSVEIESGPLSGGIESAWASYKAAREDVYGKDPSGRPVCLMDIALMGMKSLRKAGKLPELEVSEEVNAASIVVPVERDGATEEWLVMFKNETHNHPTEIEPFGGAATCLGGAIRDPLSGRSYVYQAMRVTGCADPRQEVSQTLPGKLPQKKITLEAAHGYSSYGNQIGLATGMVNEVYHPGYVAKRMEIGAVIAAAPRSQVVRGTPEPGDVIVLVGGSTGRDGIGGATGSSKEHTDTALENAAEVQKGDPPMERKLQRLFRDPEVSGMIKRCNDFGAGGVSVAIGELADGLEIDLDAVPLKYDGLDGTEIALSESQERMAVVLDPKDLQAFLDHSAAENLQAVKVADVTEEARLKMTWRGQTIVDISRKFLDTNGVRQQAAVKVTHPTGQNPLLLEEETIPLKTQWEERLSELNVCSQKGLVERFDSTIGAGSVLHPFGGAERITPTEAMAAKIPLLEGDTRMGTLMSFGFHPEVAAWSPFHGALYAVIESVSRLVATGGRLEDTYLTFQEYFEKLRNDPARWGKPFAALLGAWLVQKELGIAAIGGKDSMSGSFKDMDVPPTLVSFAVCPVEVSRVISPEFKGADHPVARVSIPNDGSGMPDWDVLKRNYESITNAIARGDVLSASVVREGGMAAAVSKMSFGNKIGMNFEGEVSRSELFGRDFGAILLELKPGVEASSLNGEYVGRTCSEPFITVNGESLSLDRLRKVWEAPLESVFPTHVEVEKKSVNLQMFEPHSIRGSKSRAARPRVLIPVFPGTNCEYDSARAFEAAGAEAEILVIRNRTHSEIEESLQALEKKIDQAQILMLSGGFSAGDEPGGSGKFIASVFRNERVAEATRRLYKERDGLILGICNGFQALVKLGLLPYGKIQPMAADHPSLTVNHLGRHVSCYVRTKVVSRLSPWLSECPLGQETLTPVSHGEGRFVGSSEVLASLFRNDQVATQYVDANGKPTLQLPDNPNGSMEAIEGITSPCGRIFGKMGHSERVGSYVGINIPGNKVQPIFASGVKYFSG
- a CDS encoding pseudouridine-5'-phosphate glycosidase, with protein sequence MTSSLHIRPDIKEALREGRAVVALESTVITHGLPYPDNLETAMAMESAVRESGALPATIGIVDGRVTVGLTGEEIELLAKQAPGTVRKCSRRDFAIAIAAKEHAGTTVAGTMLVAYRAGIRVFATGGIGGVHRGHPYDVSADLEELGRTPVAVVCSGAKAILDLPLTIEYLETKGVPVIGLGTEAFPAFYYSDSGLGVDHCVADAQEAARIIKASLEFETGGGMLVTVPVPAAAELPREQCEEAIELALAEAEAKGIRGKDITPFMLARISELTEGKSRDANLALLINNASEAGRIAVQL
- the typA gene encoding translational GTPase TypA translates to MNPKNIRNIAIIAHVDHGKTTLVDEMLKAGGLFRENQVVADRMMDSMDLEREKGITIKAKNTSVHWKDDLINIVDTPGHADFGAEVERVMKMVDGVLLLVDAHDGPQAQTRFVLMKALKHNLKPIVVINKVDREHANPVAVHDKVLELFLDLEATDEQFNAPFVYASAKNGWADFDLDGPRKDMSALFETIMKHIDPPVVEEGDFRMLVSNIDWNDYVGRVAIGRILSGEVKDGDRMQIIHKDGKRETAKITKLFEYSGMQTSDSHLGVAGNIIGVAGFEELDIGETIVAKSEQEPLTFMEIDPPTIQMEFAVNDGPFAGKDGKKVTSRQIRERLVREMKSNISIQMDEAADGARFMVSARGAMQIAVLVETMRREGFEVLVSRPQVITQEVDGKRCEPFENVWIDVPEDAVGGIMKNLAGRKGKMTGMHAHMGRTTIEANIPTRGLIGFESDLVNMTSGHGVMSHIFDAYKPWAGEIVSRQTGTLVSMEQGAATGYTLMALEERGKLFVAPGDEVYVGMIVGESPKRIDLPVNPTKGKQLTNVRASGSDKNIQLAPPIKHSLERALEYIESDEYVEATPKVLRMRKRILDPNLRKRAEKAGKA
- a CDS encoding type II toxin-antitoxin system HicB family antitoxin gives rise to the protein MKAKFTAIVRREEDQYVAFSPELDIASQGSSQKEAVENLREAVTLFLETASPQEVQGRLSEESWITQFEADYAPA
- a CDS encoding type II toxin-antitoxin system HicA family toxin, producing MRQITPPRRRFSGAQICRLLELHGFIPVRQKGSHRIMRKTTPDGSRTIPIPLHKDLKPGTLASIIRQSGRGRFLASGQRKPGRPEGGEA
- a CDS encoding DUF7507 domain-containing protein, with the protein product MKAPPPSLFFRLLAGLGLFLIAQSPLMVSAGWTLVWQDEFTQANGSPPDPSKWGYDIGGWGWGNGEEQYYTDSTDNARIENNQLVIEMRDDTGTNGNPDDYFGNDYTSARLLTKGKFDQLYGKFEARIKVPEGGDGLWPAFWMLGADFPNTAWPFCGEIDIMEYVSRQPNEIFGTIHGPGYSGGSAYGQIVNIGEAVVNDYHIFAVEWEPDEIRWYFDGVLYHTANPADVAPNDWVFNESNPPQATDGFFMILNMAIGGNFGGAIDANNINFPTQMLVDYVRVYEQTVTNPQLVLTKTGTFNDESGDGFADPGETIDYTFTIENTGDVELTNVTVTDPLVTVSGGTAPSPNLLLNPGFEVTQAGSGLNLWDMVPSGGNVVVTDAYAYPNTGLKSLLIDSTGAGDWASPNASQSFTATAGEEFNFKGYMYSHTGVSGASFGLLKIEFRNSLGDLLDPGVSGVSIGSAAASPFFGAESNVFLNNASPAATWILTEVQAVAPPGTATVGFYLLNVNEPGATQLMYFDDIKATDVTAGTGPTLPVGATDSSTYTATYTITQADIDAGQFVNTATANSAEGASDDDTETTILPTVPPLQELTLTKTGTFNDESGDGFADPGETISYAFSIENTGSVPLTNIVVTDPLVTVLGTPTGPTNLLTNGSFNTAIGAEWTQNLSGGSAGNSSAYVRTGANSLVIDSTGAGDWASPNLSQTFPASPGQEFNLQGYMLAPAGSIPGTSFGLLKIEFTNALGEALDPASVSIGGSADAPFFGAESTPFLNSVSAIGDWIPTETQAVAPAGTVSVRFVALNVNQPGNPGPMYFDDIVATDVAAGGGQVDLLVGATDSTTYTGTYTITQADIDAGGVTNTATASSDEGVSDDDVEVTLLPQNFQFTISTTPVFNDESGDGFAEVGETVSYPFTVENTGNVTLNDFEIVMISLTGGPTTLDVGEVDTTTFEGTYSLTESDIQAGAVAGLTAIGYGSNVGTMEQPLPSVPLTEDPNGDFDGDGILNILERAFVLNMFSPDPIALPAVGTYDEDGQKYMTISYTRQNITVIGDSNGTFTSSDFIYTVEVSDDLTTWNSDIPELELVNEFDSGVSESAIVRSTDPMVPGTTKFMRLKVEPRP